From Erigeron canadensis isolate Cc75 chromosome 5, C_canadensis_v1, whole genome shotgun sequence:
GGTTCTAAATATATCTCTATTAAATACTGTTATTGATAATCAATTTGTACTTTCACAGGATGAGTAGATGGAATCAcacaaaaatattttctgaTTATGGTGATGAAGAAGACAATGGCAAGTTTGAAGAAATGGATACCAAGACGTTTTCTGGTCGTCATAGCATGCTTAACTctaaaaaatcttcatttaGGTGCGTGCTTGGACACAAATATGTTTCTTACTTCAATTCTATGTTCATGTGTGCAAATAGATTTTAGCGGCACACCCCTTGTGCCTGAAGTGAAAGGGATCTTTTGCTCCTCAGATGAATACGCAATtaagtgaacaaatctgcaggTCCAAGAGAGCAGAGAAGAGCTTGCCGGAAGACAATTATGAGAAGTTAGATGATGAACCTCTTGACTTGCTTGACCGTCAAAAGACAAGATCGTCTCTAAGATCAtctgggactttgaaaaggaaGCTACAATCCAATGATGAGCCAGAATTAGATGCTGATGGACGGCTTATTATTCGGGAAGATGAGAGCACGTTGAAAAGAGACATGCCTGCAGGGCTGGACTCTGATGCGACGAGTTTAGCAGGTAGTAACGTGTCAGTTAACCCACGAAGAGCAGATAAACGCAGGAAGACAACCAAGTCAGGTTGGGCGTATACGGGTTCTGAATACTCAAGCAAGAAGGCAGGTGGAGATTTGAAGAGGAAGGGTAAGCTTGAGCCATATGCTTATTGGCCACTGGATCGCAAGATGGTTAGCCGCAGACCTGAGCATCGGGCAGCTGCAAGGAAAGGCATGTCCAGTGTGGTAAAGATGTCAAAGCAGCTTGAGGGACAAAGTGTCTCTAATGCTTTGTCCATGAAAGCACTGAAAGTGAAAAAAGGCAAAAAGAAGAGCAACCAGAAGCAACGTGGGTAGTTTGCCTTATTTTTGAAGGGTTATGAAAGGAAGATGCAAGTCTTGGCCtaccattttttatttattgggtCATATTTTGGTTCTGAATGTATACAAAGATACTGAATCTTTTTAAGATGTCATTAGTAGAGCTGTTTTGTTCACTTTGCTTTCTCTGCACCATTCATCTTCATGTAACGTCTAGTTGTCAGATTCTAATAGTTTGGAGATTAAACTGCATTTTATTTGTTCATACAAAATGAAAATGACTATAAAAATAATGACCATCCAACGAACACAATTCAAACAATTGAACATAACATCATTAAAAATTCAACAATATATTCATCTTGGAAGAAGTGACAAAGTACATATGGAACCAACAGTCAAGGTGAAGGTCATCATTAGATGGGATAATACAAGAAAGGTGACAGTTAGCAGCTGTATAATTTGCCCTCAATCTTCCATTGTTTCTCTTTCTCGACCACTGTTTAAACAAAAACTGCAGGAACAATGGAAAAAGCATATCTTAATAGGGAAAATGTGTTTCTAGAACCTGTAGACATCAAAACTACAAATGTTGtaatcttattattatagtttcaTATAATGTTTTGTCAACTACATGCTAAATGCTAGTAACACTATTTCTCAGTTTGTTTTAATAAACTCGTacatcaaaactaaaaaaactagAGTTCCATGTGTTTTCCTTACAATCCAAATTGCTTGTAGGCATGCTTAAAGTAGTCTGCAGCACCAACTATTGGAAAGGCGCAAATAATATTGACGAATTGTGCCCCCCAAATCCAAATGAATTAGACAAGGCCACCTTGACTTCCAGTTTCTCTTTCTTTGGACCCACCAGTACTTTCGTGTCCTGTGTATGATCGCTATGTTAACACATGaatttttcaagcaaaaaatgtaaatattccATTTACTAACAAACGATTAAACTAATACAAATTAAAGAGAGACAAACATCATCTCAATGAAAGGTGTCAAAAGGATCATATTGAATTGATCATAGCCATGGGAAGTTCGTTAATTTGGATGTTGTATATCCTAGActataacaattaaaaaaagtcAAGAAATAACAGAGAACAATTCATACCACGCCTTCATCTGGATTTTCAAGATTAATATTTGGATGAATCCAACCTGTTCGTATTGCCTGCAAGGTGCCAAAGAAGCATCAAAACCATATCCATTTATAAGAAAAAAGAGGCCTcaaatagattaaaaaaagaaaagaaaaaagaagacaaGTTGACTTGTTTGACCAGCGTACAAAAACCAACGCTCGAAGAATGTCCACATAAAAACCATTAAATTTATCGTGCATATTTTAGACAAACATATCACCACACATTGTTCTTATATCAAGAAGACCCAGTAGATAATGGAAAGCAATGGACTGAGTACCCTTTTCTTAAAAAGGCTAAGGTTAACAGAAATTATGGGTATACCTTTTTAACACAAGTGGTGATACAAATATTTCCAGGGAATAACAATTCACAATGGTCATTAAAACACCCAATCAGTGTGAATTTACCTAAACCATTCCTAGTGTGCTTTTCTAGTAGTTGTACTCTGACTTCCTATTACGTGTTTCATATTGCTTTTCAACCAAATTTCACAACTGGTTACAAGGATTAAGATTATTCAAAGCAGCACAATGGCATGCCACATCTTAGATGGTACTTTATTATTGGGTTAGAAATCAAGTCACATCTAGATAGGACCTAGTACGCATTATAATTTCTACAACCATTCACTAAAATTTCAGCCATGTCATGCAAAGAACCCAATGCACATAATTGTTCCTTCCATGAAAATTTACCTTGCTCTTACTAGATATCACTACTAATGACACCTAACTGTAAAAAACCAGTTAACCTAATCATACTCTATTTCCAGCACATATTAAGGAAAACcaaatataaaatgaattactGCATACCTGTATAGTTGCAACAGCTTCCACAGCACCAGCTGCTCCTAGGAGGTGACCTATCATAGACTTTGTAGAGTTCACTCGCAGCTGCAAAcgttaaaatgttaattatgaAGTCAGCAATAGAAAAGACATCGCTTTCACTGAAATATTGATGCTTGTAATTAGTCATACCTCTGGGTTCTGGCCAAAACAATGAAGAAGCGCATGGTATTCCTTAAGGTCTCCAGCTGGTGTTGAAGTAGCATGTGCATTTATGTAGTTCACATCTTCCCTTGCCACCCCAGCCTGAGATAATGCCTTCTCTATGCATAAGATCACACCAGCACCTGTATCAGATGAAAAGGAGGAAACCCATTACCAGACTTGCAAAAAATGCAGTTATCCTGCATCACACACTCTTGATGTGAATTTCTATCAAAGGACATACAGAAGTATATCCAAAATGTTGCACCGTAGTATCTATAACTAGATTGGATTCTGTTCCCCCATCAAATCTTGTATACAGATGAAAACATTTTACACATAAAGATGTAATGCCAACCTTGGGGATGAGGTTCTGTCATATGATAAGCATCACAAGTAAAGCTTCCACCAAGAAACTCTGCATAGATTTTAGCACCCCTTTTCTGTACAATACCAGAACTTAATCAATTGTTAACACATGTGACTAGCATATTGTTGTGTTGTGGTTGACACTAAAAGGATCACCAATCTTTACTTAAAAGGTGAGTAAAACTATAAACTTGAAACAAACCTTGGCATGCTCAAGTTCTTCCAACAATAGGACTCCAGCTCCTTCTCCCATAACAAATCCATCACGGCCCTGTTTTAATTACACAGAAAATAATGTCTTCCAACACTTAAAACATGTACAGAGAAACGGACAaacggtaaaaaaaaaatcagttcACAAGTTTCGGTGTATAACTCATGAAGTTACATACACGAATCACATAGCTTTACGCAGTAGAATAAACAATTTTCAACAGCATAAGTTGAAAACTAAGAGCTTTTTACACATGAAATTCTTCTTTCCAAGTGATGTTCTAAATCATGTTCAGCACGGTAGCTTCCAAAAAGTATAAAGAATACCAAAAATGTTAATCAAATAGATCTTGTAAACATTACCGAATCCCATGGGCGAGATGCTTTAGCAGGCTCACTGTTCCTCTCAGATAAAGCTCTGCATGCCACAAATCCTCCCAATCCTACACCAATGGTTAATGTCTTAGTGTTGATATTCTATGTTAACAGGTACCCTAGAaggaaagaataaaaaaagCCAATACCTATAGGTATAATGACAGCATCCGAGCCACCACAAAGCATCATGTCCTGCAAGTTTCTTTACACTTTCAGCAGAAAAAAAGCACGTGATAACTAAAATTGTGGATTTTTGTATCTCATATTTAACAAAAGCTACAGTATCACAgacacaacaacaaaaaaaaaaaaaggagagagagagagagagagagagaaagaaggtACTTACAGCTTCACCTCTAATGATGTGATTTGCTGCATTCAATATGCAGAAGTTGCTTGTTGCACAGGCTGTAGAAATGGAGTAGTTTGGACCCATCCATCCctgaagaatcatatgcaaacAAGCAATTACAATGATGTCCAAGGGTTTAGTCGGGGGATGATTGAATTTAGCTCACCAGGTCCATAGCCAGCATTGCAGAGCCCATATTGGTAGTCGCAAAGGGTACGCAGAAGGGATTCATCTTCCTGTAGGAAACCCTCAAAGCTTCTATGGCATCGTTGAAAAcctaaacaatatatatatatacagtgaGTAGGTAGTAGAAAAAGATGTCAAGTAACAGAAAACAGAGAAGAAAGATGATACCTTCATACCGCCCATAGCGGAGCCAATAAGAACCCCACATCTGGACTTGTCAAGGTCATGGTCCATATGATGTTGAGTAATGCCGGCATCTGCAAGGGCTTTCTTGCCAGCAGTAAGCATGTAGAGCATAAACCTGTCCATCCTTTTGGAGAGTTTTGGTGCGACCCATCCATTAGTGGAGAAATTTTTGATCTCGCCAGCAATGCGCTGCAAGAATATATAGAGACATCGGTCTGTTTGTGTGTGTGGGTGGTTAATAATACAATCAGAGAATGAAGGAAAGAGAGGGGAGATACATACGGTGGGATAGGTGGAACAATCAAAGGCCTCGATCTGAGAAATGCCACTGACACCGTCGAGCAAATTATTGTAGAAATCAGTAGGGTTGTTGCCAATGGGGGTCTCCACACCCATCCCAGTCACAACCACTCGCCTTTgtttagttgggggtttctTTTTAGTTATCATCTCCTCCTCCTCCATTGAAGGTTGAATGGCTATAGCCATTATTGCCTCGccacctaataataataataatttattataatatagtattactcatttataatataataatttgatcTAGGGGAAGGGAAAATCaattcaatcaatcaatcaatcaatttctAAAGCTAGCAGTAGACAAGGGAAGGGAAGGGAATTAAACCTGAAGAACGAggacgacgacgatgatgatgatgatgatgatgatggcatGGAGTTAAACTTAAACTATAACAACAAGAAGACGACGACGACATAAAACCTcctcctgctgctgctgctgctaatACTAATTGGTTATTACTAATACTAACCGCAGCAGCTTTAGCCTTATTAGCTTTAGCTTTTGGTATGAGCCTCCTCCTGCTGCTGCTCTTGTTACTAACACTAGCAGATGATGAAACGGACATGCAGGCGGCTACTAACCATGTAGCCACAACCGTAGACCCTACCATCTCTAATAATACTATTTCTTATATTTAATTcagcttttcttctttctcaaccaaaaacttgatatttaatcaatcaattactcttcttcttcttcttctgttatATTTGTATGtcgtggtggtggcggtgacggcgGACAGAGACCAGCAGAAAATGGACGGTAAGGGGTGGTTTTTGAAAGGCGTTAAATCTGAGAGtattagagagagagaaacaaAGGtgtttaaaaataacaaaaatggatataaataaaacacatgTCAACAAGACGACGAAGATGAGGAGGAAAGATATAATTCCatcatatttattattattattattaaaattcaaTTGTTTAGGTTTATgaatactcgtatatatgatGAATGAATGAATTTCAAACGTAttgtaaaaaatgtaatttgAAACAGAAAAATTAGTGTGGACGGAGTGAGTGGAAATTAAATAACCATGGCAGATATCTGAGTGACTCCTCTAACACACTTCATTTGGGCCCCACCATCTTCATATGACAAATGTCGCCCACACTTTACAAATCACTTTAATAAACGTTATATTCTTGTCTAACTTACCTTCAAGTTGTCAAAAATAAcgttttcatcattttttatttttatttttttcaaggAAAACTTCCTCGGGTTGAATACAACTTGAcgagtcaaaattaaaaaaatcatgacCATTAAGATTATAATCAAGTGTCAAGACCTTTGACTTTAAATTAAgggtaaaaaaatttttaacttgactcaagttagggaaataacttgagggaattATCTTCCTTTTTTTATATTGCTTGGTGCCATTATAGTCGATGTTAGTTACGTCACCCGTCCTTTTGACTAACAAAAGGTAGTGATTCCCCGTTAAAGCCCTTACGTGCATTGCACTTTGCACGTGACGATGTTTTCATACTTTTGCATCTAAAACATTAGCTCCTACTTCTCTATGTTCGTTAGTAGGGATAAGATCGGTATCGAAATCATACCGAACCAAATATTACCGATACCTAAAACAACTCAAAGTTAAAACCGAATACCGTACCAATTATATGAATACGATACCAGGTGCGGTATTTCGGGTTTGGTACCGAATAGTACCGTTTTTTCACTTGCCAAATTCCTAATGAAGACTTCCtataatttgtattttaatGATCTAGAAAATATACCATATACTTTTTGTATAAGAGAACTGTAGGTATACTTAAAAGTTGTCTATAACTTGAATAACGGTATACGAAAGTTGTTCATGTTATGAATGGAACTCAATTTGGAATCATAGGTAAACCATGAAtgatatatcaatatatatacatatatatatatagggtagcgATTGTGAGAGAAGTTTCTTAAGGAGATAAATGAGATAagattgctttttttttttaaaaaaatttagtttaaatttttttcattattactttcattaactcattccaaaaataaaaaaagttctAGTCCGAATTAGTCAGGTATACATATAAGGGTATGATATGAGCTTCAccattaaggatattaataaggggtagctggtggtgtgataggttataaaggATTATAAGTCATAGAGGTAATCAGTGATAGGGTGGTCTActtaacgggctccgcccttatcCATCATAACTTTGTCATAGACTCACATGCTTCGCATATAGCTTACATGCTAcgtcttttgaaaaaaaaaaaatattttaaattttttttagaattatgtaataaatgagaaaatgaaaaaaatttaagaaaaaaacaaaaagtcaagaaaaaaagtttaaaaaatggatcttttctttcttctttccctCTTTTGATCTTTATCTTGTagacttgtatatatatacacactaggtcttttaccccgcgcgatacACGGATTATTATAACTAATTGTTTAATTAGTGTTGATTTAAATCTTTTGACGTAGACATACACGgaaactaatattttgtttaagtaGTTCAATATGATTGTTTCTTATTTATCTCGTAaacatatgaatataaataaaaacaatattaaatatgGATTAATATATCatcttcaaaatgtttttaaatatggaaaagaaaaatgtttacaCTTGAATATATTCAAAAATGTTTACATAAAAACGGAAAAGAGAAAATAAGATGAtgcaaaatatacataataataacttaataaaaacaaataaataaagctatatatatatatatttaagaagactttttactaaaataaaaatatttattatacatttttgtAGCAAAAACATAGGTAATGAAACTCGATAAACTTGGAACGAAAACTCAAAAAAAGTTACTACATATCAAtatcaaaacttttataaaacttgttaGTTATGCTATAGAAATAACTTTATTAGAAGAAAGGATCAACAAACATTCTTAGCTGTCATATCCCTTCCACTACCACCACACAGATACAACAACGTTAAAAACAACACTCTGCATAACATAAATTTGTAAATTATTCatctaattaaatattatatagtaGTCCTTATACatagtataaattaaagaagGGCTTCATGCCATATACGCATGTGGAGACATATGAAGATAATGTTGTTCGAGGTATACACAcccatagttgtcgactcgaCTCGAAACGTGACTTGACTCGTAAGAGTCCGGACATTTGTATATACtacataatattgtataattatatatatgtgacg
This genomic window contains:
- the LOC122599470 gene encoding 3-oxoacyl-[acyl-carrier-protein] synthase II, chloroplastic-like; translated protein: MVGSTVVATWLVAACMSVSSSASVSNKSSSRRRLIPKAKANKAKAAAVSISNNQLVLAAAAAGGGFMSSSSSCCYSLSLTPCHHHHHHHHRRRPRSSGGEAIMAIAIQPSMEEEEMITKKKPPTKQRRVVVTGMGVETPIGNNPTDFYNNLLDGVSGISQIEAFDCSTYPTRIAGEIKNFSTNGWVAPKLSKRMDRFMLYMLTAGKKALADAGITQHHMDHDLDKSRCGVLIGSAMGGMKVFNDAIEALRVSYRKMNPFCVPFATTNMGSAMLAMDLGWMGPNYSISTACATSNFCILNAANHIIRGEADMMLCGGSDAVIIPIGLGGFVACRALSERNSEPAKASRPWDSGRDGFVMGEGAGVLLLEELEHAKKRGAKIYAEFLGGSFTCDAYHMTEPHPQGAGVILCIEKALSQAGVAREDVNYINAHATSTPAGDLKEYHALLHCFGQNPELRVNSTKSMIGHLLGAAGAVEAVATIQAIRTGWIHPNINLENPDEGVDTKVLVGPKKEKLEVKVALSNSFGFGGHNSSILFAPFQ